One genomic window of Elusimicrobiaceae bacterium includes the following:
- the trxA gene encoding thioredoxin, with product MSEVVLTDANFEQEVLKDEGVVLVDFWAPWCGPCKMLGPVVEELAKEYEGKVKVCKLNTDDGATTSSRYRITSIPTLIFFKKGEVVAQLSGLQAKAALQEKLNSLL from the coding sequence ATGAGCGAAGTAGTATTGACTGATGCAAATTTTGAGCAAGAAGTATTAAAAGACGAAGGGGTCGTTTTGGTGGATTTTTGGGCACCGTGGTGCGGTCCGTGTAAAATGTTGGGGCCGGTCGTGGAAGAATTGGCCAAAGAGTATGAAGGAAAAGTAAAAGTTTGTAAGTTAAATACTGACGATGGAGCTACCACCAGTTCCAGATACCGCATTACCTCTATCCCTACGTTAATTTTCTTCAAAAAAGGCGAAGTGGTAGCGCAATTATCCGGTTTACAAGCTAAGGCAGCATTGCAAGAAAAACTGAACTCTTTGTTATAA
- the polA gene encoding DNA polymerase I has product MSSESSHTFFLIDAHGFLHRNYHALPKLSTSTGQEVGALYGFARWLAKLLQEKKPAYVAVCFDSKGGCARRKMLLPTYKANRKKPEDALLSQLSLARDMVRDMGLAVVAQEGIEADDLMAFLALQAQQQHIPSVLVTSDKDVYQFLSPLISVWPSGGKEGIKGPEAAEERFGVAQTFLPDYFSIVGDSADNVPGVAGVGPKTTVELIRTFGHLEDILRAAQNDDPRIKPALAKKLREQEGNALLSKQLVVLDPSLQMPFNLADYQVQPPDPARLEAMCARYEFKNLLPAFKSSDVAVSQMPTDLFAEKHPSSLSLKEILELAQTSTKIGLYVEDEHLLLSISASQYTVLPVAEIQPWELNDLQRLVFNDAILKVGYDLKFTLRELQLSLEGRRIHCFDERLARYMLDPSGDLSPAGTIAHYFSALVNQEDPTVRLAGYNAYLFALHEKLEAELKAKQMWDLYQTLELPLMTVLAEMEHTGMKVDCSWLESFKILLEQEMGQLQDSINKTAGTPINIHSTRQLGQLLFEQLALPPVKKTKTGYSTDEEVLQQIASLHPVVQQILEYRTDAKLKGTYVDNLLLMADEQERVHSYLDQTGTVTGRLSSSAPNLQNIPVRTEKGRQLRRAFCASPGNVLLSIDYSQIDLRVLAHESKDPVLVQAFLDGGDIHTQTAAQIFNVMPLMVTDQMRSSAKAVNFGIIYGQGPLGLSQALHIPMRQAKEYIDQYFHHFQGVRRWIDENVALARQNGFVKTMFGHIRYLPEFNMGVASMASFAQRAAINTIVQGGSADIIKKAMVNIFEVLRNTPVKMIMQVHDELIFEVPEKELDAYVSVLKTHMQQAVTLRVPLVVSAKAGANWYELKKIS; this is encoded by the coding sequence ATGTCCTCGGAAAGCTCTCATACATTCTTTCTGATTGATGCACATGGTTTTTTACATCGTAATTACCATGCGTTGCCTAAATTGTCTACGTCCACCGGCCAAGAGGTGGGGGCGTTGTATGGTTTTGCGCGGTGGCTGGCTAAATTACTACAGGAAAAAAAACCGGCTTACGTAGCCGTTTGCTTTGATTCAAAAGGCGGTTGTGCTCGTAGAAAAATGTTACTCCCTACCTATAAAGCAAATCGTAAAAAACCGGAAGATGCACTGCTCAGCCAACTAAGTCTAGCTCGTGACATGGTGCGTGATATGGGGCTTGCGGTGGTGGCACAAGAAGGAATTGAGGCCGATGATTTAATGGCTTTCTTGGCTTTACAAGCCCAACAACAACATATTCCGAGTGTATTGGTTACTTCCGATAAAGATGTTTATCAATTTTTAAGTCCGCTGATTTCGGTTTGGCCTTCCGGCGGGAAAGAAGGAATTAAAGGACCGGAAGCGGCCGAAGAAAGATTTGGCGTGGCACAAACATTTTTGCCCGATTATTTTTCCATTGTAGGAGATAGCGCCGATAATGTGCCCGGTGTGGCAGGGGTAGGGCCTAAGACCACCGTGGAGTTAATTCGAACATTTGGCCATCTGGAAGATATTTTAAGAGCCGCTCAAAACGATGACCCTCGTATCAAACCGGCTTTGGCCAAAAAACTGCGCGAACAAGAAGGCAATGCCTTGTTGTCTAAACAATTAGTGGTGTTGGATCCTTCGTTACAAATGCCCTTTAACTTGGCTGACTACCAAGTACAACCGCCCGATCCGGCCCGCCTGGAAGCCATGTGTGCGCGCTATGAATTCAAAAATTTATTGCCGGCTTTTAAGTCTTCCGATGTTGCGGTTTCACAAATGCCGACAGACTTGTTTGCGGAGAAACATCCTTCTTCTCTTTCGCTTAAAGAAATCTTGGAATTGGCGCAGACTTCGACCAAAATAGGTTTGTATGTAGAAGATGAACATCTCTTGCTCTCTATTTCTGCTAGTCAATATACGGTACTTCCGGTGGCTGAGATACAACCGTGGGAACTAAATGACTTGCAACGCTTAGTATTTAATGATGCTATCTTAAAAGTAGGATATGACTTAAAGTTTACGCTGCGGGAATTGCAACTTTCATTAGAGGGACGAAGGATTCATTGTTTTGATGAGCGTTTGGCGCGTTATATGTTGGACCCGTCGGGAGATTTAAGCCCGGCCGGTACTATTGCCCATTATTTTTCAGCTTTAGTCAATCAAGAAGATCCCACGGTACGTTTGGCTGGATATAATGCCTATTTATTTGCTTTACACGAAAAATTGGAAGCAGAACTAAAAGCAAAGCAAATGTGGGATCTATACCAAACCTTAGAGCTGCCTCTGATGACGGTGCTGGCCGAGATGGAACATACCGGTATGAAGGTAGATTGCTCTTGGCTGGAAAGTTTCAAAATTCTGTTAGAACAGGAAATGGGGCAGTTACAAGACAGTATTAACAAAACAGCCGGCACTCCCATTAACATTCACTCCACGCGCCAATTAGGACAGCTTTTGTTTGAACAGTTAGCTCTTCCTCCCGTAAAGAAAACAAAAACAGGATATTCTACCGATGAAGAAGTGTTACAGCAAATCGCTTCTCTACATCCGGTAGTGCAACAGATTTTAGAATATCGGACCGATGCAAAATTGAAAGGGACGTACGTGGATAATTTATTATTGATGGCCGATGAGCAAGAGCGGGTGCATTCCTATTTAGACCAAACAGGTACGGTGACGGGACGGCTTTCCAGTTCTGCCCCTAATTTGCAGAACATTCCGGTACGAACGGAAAAAGGACGGCAATTGCGCCGGGCTTTTTGTGCCAGCCCAGGGAATGTACTGCTTAGTATTGACTACTCTCAGATTGATTTGCGTGTACTGGCCCATGAAAGTAAAGATCCTGTTTTAGTGCAGGCGTTCTTAGATGGGGGGGATATCCATACACAAACGGCTGCCCAAATTTTTAATGTGATGCCGCTGATGGTAACAGATCAAATGCGCTCTAGCGCGAAAGCGGTTAATTTTGGTATCATTTATGGGCAGGGACCTTTAGGTCTCTCTCAAGCCTTGCATATCCCCATGCGGCAAGCCAAAGAATATATCGATCAATATTTCCACCATTTTCAAGGAGTGCGTCGTTGGATAGATGAAAATGTGGCATTAGCAAGGCAAAATGGTTTTGTTAAAACGATGTTTGGCCATATTCGATATTTACCGGAGTTTAATATGGGCGTGGCAAGTATGGCTTCTTTTGCACAACGCGCCGCCATTAACACCATCGTACAAGGCGGATCGGCCGATATCATTAAAAAGGCCATGGTAAATATTTTTGAAGTATTGCGTAATACCCCGGTCAAAATGATTATGCAGGTGCACGATGAGTTAATTTTTGAAGTGCCGGAAAAAGAATTAGACGCATACGTTTCCGTTTTGAAAACACATATGCAGCAAGCAGTAACGCTGCGTGTACCATTGGTAGTGAGTGCGAAGGCAGGAGCCAATTGGTACGAACTTAAAAAGATATCATAA
- the coaE gene encoding dephospho-CoA kinase (Dephospho-CoA kinase (CoaE) performs the final step in coenzyme A biosynthesis.): protein MQVKPIPYLTIGLTGGIAGGKSTALQVWKKAGAFVLSCDELVREISARPIVRRQLQTWWGRLDKTALAKMIFQQPTQREKLERLIHPLVKKEMTARLKKASAPVRVVEVPLLFEAGWENLFDMTVAVIMPEKLRTKCACQRGLSKSDFVKRNKAQWPQLKKAAQADVCIINDGSVKELEQKVCALNNALKKFIL from the coding sequence ATGCAAGTAAAACCAATCCCTTATTTAACGATAGGACTAACCGGCGGTATTGCCGGCGGCAAAAGTACTGCGTTGCAAGTATGGAAGAAAGCGGGCGCTTTCGTGCTGAGTTGTGATGAACTTGTACGGGAAATATCAGCCCGTCCCATTGTGCGACGTCAGTTGCAGACTTGGTGGGGCCGGTTAGACAAAACAGCTTTGGCAAAAATGATTTTTCAGCAACCTACCCAACGGGAAAAATTAGAACGTTTGATACATCCTTTGGTCAAAAAAGAAATGACTGCCCGTTTGAAAAAAGCATCTGCGCCGGTGCGAGTGGTAGAAGTTCCCTTATTGTTTGAAGCCGGATGGGAAAATCTTTTTGATATGACGGTAGCCGTGATCATGCCGGAAAAATTACGTACCAAGTGTGCCTGTCAACGCGGGTTAAGCAAAAGCGATTTTGTAAAGAGAAATAAAGCCCAGTGGCCGCAGTTGAAAAAAGCGGCACAGGCGGATGTTTGTATTATCAATGACGGCTCTGTAAAAGAGTTGGAACAGAAAGTATGTGCCTTAAATAATGCCTTAAAAAAATTTATTTTATAG
- the rho gene encoding transcription termination factor Rho: protein MDARELNKLSIAELTKLAVNYNIEDISGLRKAALIGKIVAIQAKQNGSVYGGGVLEILPDGFGFLRSVENNYLAGPEDIYVSPSQIKRFGLRKGDTIEGLIRPPKEGERFFAMLQVQKVNGLESANVYNRPLFENLTPLHPNERFTLEIDKNSLTQRVIDLMSPIGKGQRALIVAAPKTGKTMVMQAIAHSLEANHKDVVLMVLLIDERPEEVTDMARSVKGEVVASTFDEPAERHVQVAEMVIEKAKRLAEMGKDVVILLDSITRLARAYNTVAPSSGRVLTGGLEATSLHKPKRFLGAARKLEEGGSLTIIASALVETGSRMDEVIFEEFKGTGNSELCLDRKLSERRIFPAVDINRSSTRKENLLLTEDELNKMWIIRKVLAPLSSVDAMTLLLDKLSSTKSNKDFLKQMEGNAF from the coding sequence ATGGACGCGCGCGAACTCAATAAGTTGAGTATTGCTGAACTGACTAAACTGGCCGTCAATTACAATATCGAAGATATTTCAGGATTGCGCAAAGCCGCTTTGATTGGAAAAATTGTCGCCATTCAGGCCAAACAAAATGGCTCCGTATACGGCGGGGGGGTATTGGAAATCTTGCCGGACGGGTTTGGGTTTTTGCGCTCGGTTGAAAATAATTATTTAGCGGGCCCGGAAGATATTTATGTATCTCCTTCTCAAATTAAACGTTTTGGTTTGCGCAAAGGGGACACCATTGAAGGACTAATTCGCCCACCCAAAGAAGGGGAACGGTTTTTTGCTATGTTGCAAGTGCAAAAAGTAAATGGTTTAGAATCGGCCAATGTATATAATCGTCCGTTGTTTGAAAATTTGACTCCTTTACATCCTAACGAACGTTTTACTTTGGAAATTGACAAAAATTCACTGACTCAGCGTGTAATTGATTTGATGTCGCCTATCGGAAAGGGACAGCGTGCCTTAATTGTGGCGGCGCCAAAGACCGGTAAAACGATGGTTATGCAAGCAATCGCCCATTCGTTAGAAGCCAATCACAAAGATGTTGTGTTGATGGTACTGCTCATAGATGAGCGACCTGAAGAAGTAACCGACATGGCGCGTAGCGTTAAGGGAGAAGTAGTGGCTTCTACCTTTGATGAACCGGCCGAACGCCATGTGCAAGTGGCCGAAATGGTGATTGAAAAAGCCAAACGCTTGGCGGAAATGGGGAAAGATGTAGTGATTTTATTGGATTCTATCACTCGTTTGGCCCGTGCATATAATACGGTAGCACCTTCTTCCGGGCGTGTGTTAACCGGTGGTTTAGAGGCAACTTCTTTACACAAACCCAAACGTTTCTTAGGAGCGGCCCGCAAATTGGAAGAGGGAGGTTCCTTGACCATTATTGCCAGTGCGCTGGTAGAAACGGGAAGCCGAATGGACGAAGTAATTTTCGAAGAATTTAAGGGAACCGGTAACAGCGAATTGTGCTTGGACCGCAAGTTATCCGAGCGGCGTATTTTCCCAGCGGTAGATATTAACCGCAGTTCTACACGTAAAGAAAATTTATTGCTTACGGAAGATGAACTCAATAAGATGTGGATTATCCGTAAGGTATTAGCTCCGTTAAGCAGTGTGGATGCCATGACCTTGCTACTGGATAAGTTATCTTCCACGAAATCTAATAAAGACTTTCTAAAGCAGATGGAAGGGAATGCTTTTTAA
- a CDS encoding SpoVG family protein — translation MKITEIRIHLMGEERLKAFASVTFDDCFVVRNMKVVSGAKGVFLCMPSRKLPDGTHKDMVHPIHQEFRQYLEENVLKAYADELAKHPASENLQSAPQQEAQE, via the coding sequence ATGAAAATAACTGAAATTCGGATACACTTGATGGGTGAAGAAAGATTGAAAGCTTTCGCTAGTGTAACATTTGATGACTGTTTTGTCGTGCGCAACATGAAAGTAGTATCCGGTGCAAAAGGCGTATTTTTGTGTATGCCGTCTCGTAAATTACCCGATGGAACTCACAAAGATATGGTGCATCCGATCCATCAAGAGTTTCGGCAGTATCTAGAAGAAAATGTATTAAAAGCCTATGCTGATGAGTTGGCCAAACATCCGGCCTCCGAGAATTTACAATCAGCCCCACAGCAAGAGGCACAAGAGTAA
- the ispE gene encoding 4-(cytidine 5'-diphospho)-2-C-methyl-D-erythritol kinase, with the protein MCQEITLQAPAKINLFLEVTGKRPDGYHELATLFAKVSLADTVRLSVREAETSSFTLALTGPLAPVLENQPNNLAVRAAQLFTQHFHLPLQINISLEKNSPMGAGLGGGSSDAGTVLLGLCRLFDQDPQELILPAAQLGADVPLFLYADTFLKGEGIGEKLTPVSHSHPLPWAVLVYPDTAVPTSSVFRRLTLPSQEEVLTNLSKLDTIIEYLRQARPVEQWQPHLFNRLESAVLPYVQSVRDVKEDFSALGACPLMSGSGSTVFALAPDRKCADDLAGKIYKKGRKVFVVHFGGTKDENN; encoded by the coding sequence ATGTGCCAAGAAATCACTTTACAGGCTCCGGCCAAAATTAATTTGTTTTTAGAAGTCACCGGCAAACGTCCGGACGGATACCACGAGCTGGCCACTTTATTTGCCAAAGTATCGCTGGCCGATACTGTTCGTTTATCCGTGCGGGAAGCGGAGACCTCTTCTTTTACGCTTGCTTTAACGGGCCCGCTGGCACCGGTACTGGAAAATCAGCCCAATAATTTAGCCGTGCGTGCGGCCCAATTATTTACCCAACACTTTCATCTTCCTTTACAAATTAATATCTCTTTAGAAAAAAACAGTCCCATGGGAGCCGGACTGGGCGGAGGCTCTTCCGATGCGGGAACGGTCTTGCTAGGACTGTGCCGCTTATTTGACCAAGACCCTCAAGAACTCATTTTACCGGCCGCCCAACTAGGCGCTGATGTACCGCTGTTTTTATACGCAGATACATTTCTAAAAGGAGAGGGTATCGGAGAAAAATTAACTCCCGTTTCGCACAGCCACCCATTACCTTGGGCCGTGCTGGTGTATCCTGATACAGCAGTACCTACCTCCTCTGTTTTCCGTCGATTAACACTCCCTTCGCAAGAAGAGGTGTTGACAAACCTTTCTAAGTTAGATACAATAATAGAGTACTTGCGGCAAGCAAGGCCGGTCGAACAATGGCAACCCCATTTGTTCAATCGTTTAGAAAGTGCAGTGCTGCCGTATGTGCAGTCCGTACGAGATGTAAAAGAAGACTTTTCGGCCCTGGGCGCATGCCCATTGATGTCAGGATCCGGCTCTACCGTTTTTGCTTTAGCACCGGACCGGAAATGTGCTGATGATTTAGCAGGGAAAATATACAAAAAGGGACGAAAAGTATTTGTGGTACATTTCGGAGGGACTAAGGATGAAAATAACTGA
- a CDS encoding O-antigen ligase family protein, with product MLPLVNAASETWYFKTLRFLLSACFLMVPLLFFTDLTTNPFTIQSVLLYVLLAAMYGISAVRFLREGVLHFTHTFFDLAFLLYVLACIVSWLSAVSAAPQYMRQTLFFNLLNFGTLLLVVALGAYMLSKNIIFSGVIESKTNYIMLFIVWGAMWLLLPWLKSTPAGSGLWSHMFDVYGLVLWATGIWLGSRILRKLTQENVLVLSFIACALACMYGVFQGFGLDILWPFDMQQFASKAFSTFGNPNFLSSFVVMLLPALLVYYMRTESRKDICVYGFLVLVYLFYLSFGLCRSCWIAAGAGLLMMWMFGTLRTLIWQRKGRVFWLVVLGIAVTYLPVFVQSTREAVVNRVSEVAQVTPASFTLNVARENIFPSLHQRLYMWNVSKDIFLHRPVMGAGLGNFQTAFARTQPHTLLIYPNLRELKTTTQSPHNELFFQLAQGGIVGLGLFVFMFMVLFLEVHDFAAHKKEGDKKQLLQALFCGILAMLVDNMLNISLHAVVPAFIFWWLVGAEVSGVGRAEKNVEISSNPVTKTVAFAILAGTILIVIWQSLILRSEFVSFRGQKSLAMQNIPAAQQDLATALGLYRANSEAGYLLGQLFLKEGKYAQALEAFEKTISAAAYHDEVYFQAALAALGQNDRAKTVRYLRESLRLSPFNLMGYDMLAALVQEDIIYADADTLTILERGLKLFPYDTQLWHDVGFIYLKRGEKEYAKTIYKNALETDTLDKSLLSSLKKLYDSKEELPAVLEQATQLQGYYDKVQNLRGTSKNNFKKLREQLEKYIEDYPQDANGVILLARFFSLTGNDIKSKELLEQVLAVHPDNLSANLALASLLQKAEDIPDARRYLNNVLFYYPRNQIALRRLEQLQ from the coding sequence ATGTTGCCTTTAGTGAATGCTGCATCTGAAACATGGTATTTTAAAACACTGCGCTTTTTATTATCTGCTTGTTTTTTGATGGTCCCTTTATTGTTTTTTACGGATTTAACTACCAATCCTTTTACCATTCAAAGTGTGTTATTATATGTTTTGCTGGCCGCCATGTACGGAATCTCTGCGGTACGTTTTTTGCGGGAAGGCGTGCTACATTTTACCCATACTTTTTTTGATTTAGCTTTTTTGCTCTACGTGTTGGCGTGCATTGTCAGCTGGCTTTCTGCCGTGTCAGCTGCGCCGCAATATATGCGCCAGACATTATTTTTTAATTTGTTAAATTTTGGTACTTTGCTTTTGGTGGTGGCTTTGGGTGCGTACATGCTGAGTAAAAATATTATATTCAGCGGAGTGATTGAAAGCAAAACTAACTACATCATGTTGTTTATTGTGTGGGGCGCGATGTGGTTATTACTGCCGTGGTTGAAGTCTACTCCTGCCGGAAGTGGTTTGTGGTCGCACATGTTTGATGTGTATGGGCTTGTGTTATGGGCGACTGGCATTTGGTTGGGTAGTCGTATTTTGCGCAAACTCACTCAAGAAAATGTACTGGTGCTGAGTTTTATTGCTTGTGCTCTTGCGTGCATGTACGGTGTTTTTCAAGGATTTGGACTCGATATTTTATGGCCGTTTGATATGCAACAGTTTGCCAGCAAAGCATTTTCCACGTTCGGAAATCCTAACTTTTTATCTTCTTTTGTGGTGATGTTACTGCCGGCGCTACTGGTGTATTACATGCGCACCGAAAGTCGCAAAGATATTTGCGTGTATGGTTTTTTGGTGTTGGTGTATTTGTTTTATTTATCTTTCGGATTATGCCGTTCCTGCTGGATAGCCGCCGGAGCGGGGCTACTGATGATGTGGATGTTTGGCACACTGCGTACGCTCATTTGGCAACGGAAAGGACGCGTGTTTTGGTTAGTTGTGTTAGGCATAGCAGTTACCTATTTGCCTGTCTTTGTACAAAGTACGCGTGAAGCGGTGGTCAATCGTGTATCCGAAGTGGCGCAAGTAACGCCGGCTTCTTTCACTCTCAATGTAGCGCGGGAAAATATTTTTCCTTCCTTACATCAACGGTTATACATGTGGAATGTATCGAAAGATATTTTTCTGCACCGTCCGGTCATGGGTGCGGGGCTGGGAAATTTTCAGACGGCTTTTGCTCGCACACAACCGCATACCCTTTTGATATATCCGAATTTGCGTGAATTAAAAACAACCACCCAATCTCCTCATAACGAATTATTTTTTCAATTAGCTCAAGGCGGCATTGTGGGGCTAGGGTTATTTGTGTTTATGTTTATGGTACTGTTTTTGGAAGTGCATGATTTTGCGGCGCATAAAAAAGAAGGAGATAAAAAGCAATTATTGCAGGCCTTGTTCTGCGGCATCTTGGCGATGCTGGTGGATAATATGCTCAACATTTCTTTACATGCGGTTGTGCCGGCGTTTATCTTTTGGTGGTTGGTCGGAGCGGAAGTGAGCGGTGTCGGTCGGGCCGAAAAAAATGTAGAAATTTCGTCTAACCCGGTAACCAAAACAGTGGCCTTTGCTATTTTAGCAGGGACTATTTTAATCGTCATATGGCAGAGCTTAATCTTGCGCAGTGAGTTTGTGTCTTTCCGCGGTCAAAAATCTTTAGCGATGCAAAATATACCCGCCGCCCAACAAGATTTGGCGACAGCCCTTGGATTGTATCGGGCGAATAGTGAAGCGGGTTACCTACTGGGGCAATTATTTTTGAAAGAAGGAAAATATGCGCAAGCCTTGGAAGCCTTTGAAAAAACAATCTCTGCGGCAGCATACCATGACGAAGTATATTTTCAGGCGGCTTTGGCGGCTCTTGGGCAAAACGATCGTGCCAAAACAGTGCGTTATTTGCGAGAGTCCTTGCGTTTGTCGCCGTTTAATTTAATGGGATATGATATGCTGGCCGCACTGGTGCAGGAAGATATTATTTACGCCGATGCCGATACATTGACTATCTTAGAGCGCGGATTAAAATTATTTCCGTACGATACGCAATTGTGGCACGATGTGGGATTTATTTATCTCAAACGCGGCGAAAAAGAATATGCTAAAACGATTTATAAAAACGCGTTAGAAACAGACACATTAGATAAATCTTTGCTGAGCAGTTTGAAAAAATTATACGACTCGAAAGAGGAATTACCTGCTGTTTTGGAGCAAGCTACACAGTTGCAGGGATATTATGATAAAGTCCAAAACTTGCGCGGTACTTCGAAAAATAATTTTAAGAAACTGCGTGAACAACTGGAAAAATATATAGAAGACTATCCGCAAGATGCTAACGGAGTTATTTTGTTGGCGCGGTTTTTTAGTTTGACAGGAAATGATATTAAGTCAAAAGAATTATTAGAACAAGTACTGGCCGTACACCCGGATAATTTGTCGGCTAATTTGGCTTTGGCATCTCTGTTACAAAAAGCAGAAGACATCCCAGATGCCCGCCGTTACTTGAACAACGTGCTGTTTTATTATCCGCGAAATCAAATTGCTTTACGGCGGTTAGAGCAACTGCAATGA